The DNA region AGAAGAAGGCGGTTCTCATCACCACCAGCTACACAGTCAGGGCCTTCGTAGCCCTTTTATAGGTTTTCCCCCATCTTCCTCTCACTGTGGTTCATGAAGAACTGATCATCTAAAGCTGTGGGTGTGTGACCCCTTGTCATTAGCACAAGATGATTCTATTATTAAGTAACAGATGGGAATTGTGTGTCTTCTGTATTGAGGACTCTGATTTTCATCTGGACAAAGGCAAGGCACTCTAGCCATTTACCCcaatttaaatttagaaattacCAGTTTTAGTAATAGCTGAACCTgttcaaaatgttaataaaagttTTGttgcatggtaaaaaaaaaaaaattgtgctgtttccttcttcacaTTCGTTCTcgccccttctccccctgccctgtgCTGTAGGGACTGTTAGTGGGATCTCCCACCTTCCAGCTGGGTTCAGTCAATGCGGAGCCCCAGCAGGAGACCAGAGAGAGGACACTGAGTGAAGTTGGGGTATTAATTCCCCAGCTCCTTCCCTGTACTGTCGCTGTCAGCTGCGTGAATTTTTCAGCCTGAAGTTGGAGCTCCTGTCAAATAGCCATCTCCAGAGAGGGTTCTCTCTGAGTCTCTGCCTTGCAACCCCTCCGTGTTGCAGTAAAACAGCAACAGAAACAGTGGTATCCGAACCAGGAAACTGCTCTAACCCTTGAGTCTCCACAACAGTCTCATGCTCTTGCCAGTTGTCTCatttaaaatctcttttcaaGTTATGCAGGTGGAATGGGTCCCCTTTTGAGCTGGGGCCCTGACTGCTAGGGAGAATCTATATTGGTTGAAGTATACCTTCACCTCCCAGGTCATGGTCATGGGCACATACTTTTGGCTGCAGcaccctggggcttcccaaggtggtcctagtggttaaaaaaaacaaaaacaaagaaacccgcctgccgatgcaggagactaagaaatgcaagttggatccctgggttgggacaatcccctggagaagggcatggcaacccactccagtattcttgcctggagaatccgatggacagaagagcctgatgggctacagtctatggggtcacatagaatcggacacgactgagcagctaacactttcagattttcactttcacttttcacaaaagGGCAGAAATGAGTTCCAGGCAGAGGACCTAGAATGTGCAAAGGCCAGGGGGTAGGAAAGTTGAGTCAAATAAAGTTCAACTGACTCACCTGGGTGATTAAATGAGCTAAGACACCTGATGTGCCCTGTACACAGTGAGTGTTACATAAAGGCCATCAGTTATACTCATTGCACACCAGTGTGGACACATCCAGGGTCTACCAACTTGGGCATATTAGTGGTAGAGTAATATTCTCTCCTCCTGACAACACAGGCAATCCATAACCTCAAGCCTTGATTACAGCTCTAGTGAGCTGTAATGGACAGGCAAGAAACCACACACATTTGAAGTATACAGTTCGATGAGTTttcatgtgcacacacactctgTAAGGTCATCAACACAGTTCAGATAGTGAATGTATCAATTCCACCCAAGTTTCCACATGGGGACTTCCACATGAGGACGTCCTGGGTGGCTccacggtgaagaatctgcctcgaAATACAGGGAACtcgggattcgatccctggtctgggaagatcccacatccctcagggcaactaagtcaactaaagaaaaagagatgggGAATCTGAAATTTTGAACAAGTTTACATGTTTACCTAAAATTTTTCCACCTGAGCCTTTGTAATCCCTACCTCCGTACTCAGCCCCACCCCGACAGTACCCAGGCACTCActcacctcctctcccaccccgACAGTACCCAGGCACTCACTCACCTCCTCTCAGTTACTATAAATTAGTTTGTACTTTCCAGAGTTGTATACAAATGAAATCTTAGAGTACGTTCTCTTTCTTTTCGTCTGGTTTCTTTCATCCTgtgtaataattttttattgaaatgaaatTCACCAAATGGAAACCATTTTCAAGTGAACAATTCCGTGGCATTCAGTTCAGCCACAAAGTTGTATGACCACCACCTAGATAGTCTTAACACGCTTTCATCGCTTCCCAATAAAACTCTACTTATTAAGAGGTTGCTCCCAATTCCCCCATCCCCtaacccctggaaaccaccagtTATGTCTCAGTGGAGTTACTTATTCTGACTATTTCATATCCgtgaatcatacaatatgtgactttttgtgtctggcttcttccagaaatggctacctactccagtattcttgcctggagaatcccatggacagaagagcctgatgggcttccgtctatggggctgcaaaagagtccaacacaacagCGACTAACAGCAACAACCTTATGGGCCTCTTTgccccccttccttctccctccaggGACATTGCTTCAGTATGCGCACAACTCCAGAGGGCGCCATTCACACAGCAACACAACCCATACACATGTAGTGATGGCTCCCTTgtacctttccttccttcctccctctctcccttctttcaataaatatttattgcgcATCTAGGCTCTGCCATGTTAGTGGTGGAGACGCAGTGGCAGACGACCGGAAcatgcctctgtccatggagcagATTTGAAACCTGCAAGAcagaggcttccctagtggctcagtggtaaatctgctctgtcaatgcaggagatgtgggttcgatccctgatccgggaagattccacatgcctcgaagCAAGgctgtgtgccgcaactattgAGTCTATGCTCTAGAGACTGGAAACTGCAATTATTGAGCCCATGGGCCCCAACTGCTGAACCTGTGCACCCTAGcacccatgctccgcaacaagagaagccaccgcaatgagaagcccacacacggcaactagagaatagcccctgctctccgcatctagaaaaaagcctgcacagctacaaagacccagggcagccaaaaatataaataaacaaaattatttttcagttagtcagttcagtcgctctctttgtgaccccatgaaccgcagctcgccaggcctccctatccatcacttgCACACGCAGAGAAAAATAGGACATATAAGGATGTTGAAATAAACATGTAATTGCAACTTTCatattcatttctttctcctctacTGTTGTTCTcactcttttctccatttcccctctctttctcacacactcACATCTGGCCTCTGCAGTCACGGATACACACCTCCTATTCTTCCCTGTCTCTTCCTACCCAGCATGCTAGAGCTGGTTTGTGCAGGTTTGCAAAAgccagttgttaaatatttaggaattttTCGAGCTGGTTGTTAAAATGATTGGTAGCTTAAAACCAGACAGGATAAGAGAATTTACACCATAGAAATAGGCTGATGTTATGATGCTGTTTTTCTGAAAAGCTGATCTTCTAGCACACCACTCTTCCATCTATTTCTGGCAAAGACATTTGCTTTGCCAAGGAATATCCTAATTCTTTGATAGATATTCAGTCTCCAGCACCGcctgtcccctcccacccctgcctttcCTCACCTCCCTCCTGGGTGGTGGGAACGCGGAGGTTCTAGGACCTGTGTTGTGCTGAgagtggaaaaaagagaagaggaagcgTGAAGGAAGTTCgtgaaaaagagaataaaaagtgCAGCGGTGTAggaaggtggcgctagtggtaaagaacctgtctgccagtgcgggagacataagagacacaggtttgatccctgggttgggaagattcccccggaggagggcatggcaacccacttcagtattcttgcctggagaatcccatggacagaggagcctggcagggtacagcccatgggggtcacaaagggtcagacatgactgagcgactcacacgcacacaggaaggaaagagaagcaggAATCCATGGGGGGCAAGGGTTCAGGTAGGGACAGCCAAAGGACCAGGCAAGACTCACCGCGCAGTGTCCTCACAGGCAGTTGGGTCATTTCCCCATCTCGGGCCAGAAGGTGGCCAAGCTGCTAGGAGATGAGGAAAGCGCCTTCTCAAACTACCCTGaaacagggtgggggtggggacccaCAGAGCTGGGCTCTGCAGGAAagagggctgggggcctggaccaGTGAGGTCTGGGGGTTAGAAGCCTCAGTCTCTAACTGTTGAGAGGGGCTGTGGGCCCAGACTCTTGGGTCAGAGGGGGAGCAGAGGCCTGAatcctgggtctgagggaggaggggctgggggcctggactcCTGGGtctagggaaggaaggaggacacAGGTTCTTCCCCCTGCCGGCTCCCCCCACCCTCGTCCTCCCCCCAGATCCTCACCCTactcacctcaccccaccccaacaCCTTTAAGCTATGGAGACTCAGAGGGAGGCCCAGGCCTCGTTTAGCAAGACCCTTTCCTCCCCACCCTTTCCTGGACTACCTTGGGTGTGACAAGATATAAAAGTGCTGTTTCCTAGGAGAAAGAGTGGGAATGAGCTTTCCCGCCACCCAGACCATGAGCCCTGCCCTGATGCTGGCCCTGCTGGTCATCACCCTCGCCCTGCCCCGTAAGTGAGATTCCCGGCCAGGGAGGGGATCCACCTGGAGGCTGAGCTCAGATGgatttgctcctcccatttcagGAGCCAGGGCCCTGGACTGCCACTTTGGGGTAGCGGAGACCGTGCGGAATGTATCAGAACAGCCCTTGAGGTGGACGACTTCCCAGAAGAACTGTGGGGAAGGTTTGGGCTGCCAGGAAACGGTGATGATCGCCCAGAACGGTGAGACGGGCCCGCTCCTGACTTGCAGCCTCTCTCTTGGAGAGACGCCCCTATCACCCCACCCTCCAGTCCTACCTGCATTCTGTGTACAAACTCAAAAGACCGCTCCCCGAAATACCAGGAGCGGCGCCCACCTTAGCTGCCCAGGGGCCTCCTCTGCACCTTCGGGATGCACACCCTCCCTCTATGACCCTGGAGCCCTGACCCCACCATGGCCTGCTTCTGTCTCCGCGCAGAACTCTTCATGTATCTGGTGCTCCTCAAGGGCTGCACCGAGGCAGCCAATCAGGAGGCCCGTGTCACCGAACACTCTACAGGCCCCGGCCTGTCCATCATCTCCTACACGCGGGTATGCCGGAAGAATCTGTGCAACGATCTCGCCACCAGCCTCCCTCTCTGGAGCCCGCGCCCACCCAAAGGTGCCGGAGGTTGGGGGAGAAAGGCACTGCCCGGAGGAGGGGGGCAATGGGGTTGAGGGGGTTGGGGTGAGCACACAGGCAATGTTCTTTTGGaatccctccctgcctcccctcaaCCCCGTCCAGCCTCACCAGCAGGCCCTCCCCAGCACAGCTTCTTCTAACAGCCCCTTAGCAGCACACTGGACTGATGTTCCCTCATGTTCGACCACCCACCTCCGACTGCGGCTCTGGCCCTAACCTGCTGCCCACTCCTTCTTTTTCCCCTGGGGTTTGGGAACTTGCCCGTTGGGTTTCGGCATCTCCTCTTCCGAACTGAAATTGACCTGTGGTTTCCCATTGTCCTCTTCTGTCTGAGATCGTAAATCGGATTTCCCTCTGccctttgcatttctctactcTTGGGCATCGCCGGTGGACATGGGCATCTTCCACGGTTCAGTGGAGCCGCTGGGTCCTACAAGGACCCCaagcacccctcccctccccttaccAGGCAGCCCTCCGCAGATCTCATGCTCCGTCCCCACCTTGGCCTCTCTCTAGTCGCGGGTCCTAATGCCCTGCTCCCCAGACCTTCCTGAGAGGAGCCCAGGGAGACTAAGGGAGCTGATTCTTGGGAGCTGTGAAAAGCCAAGGAGGGTGGAGGGAAGGCGCCTGGCCTGAATTCAGAGCCCCCTTATTCCTCCCTCCCTTTGTCTCTCGCCTCTCCAGTCCCGGGTTCTGTGCGGTGTCCAGTCTGCTTGTCCGCAGAAAGCTGTCTGTCGGCCCCAGAGCTGACCTGCCCGGCCGAGAGCTCACACTGCTACAATGGGGTCCTCCACCTCACTGCTGGTGAGCCACCGGGAGGTGGGGTCGGGGCCAGGGTTGGGAGaggcgggggtggcggggggtgggggccgaGGCCCAAAATCTGAGTCTCTTGGGGAGGAAAGGGAGGTGAGGATGGGGACGCTGAGGAGGGCGGGCCTGGCTTCCCCCTGAATGTTGGCTGGTCCCAGTAACAGTGTCTCCACCTTCTCCCACTTTCCAGGGGGCGGCACCACCAGACTCCCAGTCCAAGGATGCATTTCTCAACCAGGCTGCAACCTGCTGAATGGAACCCGGCAAGTCGGGCCCATCAGCCTGCAGGAGACCTGCTATCCTCAAGGTGAATGTCACAGCAGCAAGACCGAGCCAGGGGTGAAAGTTCTGGGGTATAATAACCCTGCGAAAGGCAGGCATCCAAACATATCCCACCAAAACCAGCATCACAGGTCGTTCAGATGTTACTACTCACTCAGGCAGGTGTGATGGGAGGGATTCTCCCAGTAGGCACTTCGGGCGAGGATGCCCGGAAACAGAGAAGGTATGTGGTCCAGGGAACAGATCTATAGGACAGGAGATCTATAGGACAGGTGTTTTTAATGATGCTGAGCCTGGCTCAGTTAGGACAGCCTGTCCAGGTGGGAGAGGAGCAAGGGAGCTAGGAGGAAGGTCAGAGAAGCAAAGAGGGTGGGCCACATCGAATGCCACTCTACCCATTGGCTGCAGGAGTGCCTGCTGGTTTCCCTGCTGGCAGTGACTAGGTGCTTCTGATTCCATTTCTCCACCTCCCTGACTTTGGGGGTCTCTGGCTTCCccttgacccccacccccactcaggcatcccaccctcgcccaaCCCCCACTCCTGGTACCGGAGGGCCCAGCAGCCCTGCTGCAGAGAAAAAGTGATCAGGAGGATGTCAAGGGTGCTTCGGGTGTGACAGGAAAAGTAAGAGCCAAACGAGGACACGGGAAGGGTTCCCACTCACCCGTGGAAACCCAGTCCAGGTGAAACACCCGTGGATGAGAGTGGCCGGGAGTGTCCTGATGGTGGGGAGCAGGATGAGGAGAGGGATGGGGCACGGAGGGAAGTGGGGTCTGGAGAAAGTGGGAGGAGGGTCCTCCCTGACCAAGCTTCGGGCAGAGAATTGAGTGAGTTCAGCAAATGTTCCTGTTTGGATCTCTCTGGCTGGACTGGGAGCTTTGAGGACAGAACCCAGATGTCCCTGACACCAAGGTTTTCAGCCTCGGGCAGTTCAAGGGCTGGGTAAGGATAGGTTCCCCAGGATGTGTTTGCTGACAGGAGTTCATACAGCATTCCAAggtctccctgactcagggagaGGACTCAGGTCAGAGGACTCAGACCCTGGCCCTGCCCTAAAGGGCCTCTGGGACTGGGAACAGAGATATCACACAGGTAGCCATGAGGCTGTCACGAAGGGGgcctgggggagctcagaggaagAAGATACTGATGTTCTGGGAGGGGGAATTCAGGGAggacttcacagaggaggtgaccTATGACCCATGTCTTAATGATGAGCTGCAGTTCATGCATAGAAGAGGGAAAGGGCACAAACAGGCAGAGAGACAGTATGGGCAAAGGCTTGGAGGTGGGGGCAGCCCGCTGTTTTCAAGAAGACTCCCTGGGCTCTGCCTGAGTAGGGCTCATGGCGAGGATGAGGTACAGCTGGGAGCGGTGAGCAAAGACAAGTTTTCCAGGTGGACAAGGTGAGTGTGGGTGGTGAAGGCAGAGCCCTTCCAAGCAGAAGGAACGTCCTGCTGTGTCTTGGGAATGGATGTTGTTGGGGGAGCTGAGGGGTAGGTGGGGGTCCTGGTGGTGGGTCAGATATCTTCCTAGCCAGACTGATGGGGCTAGCCTTTCTGCTAAAGGCAGGGGAGCCATGATCAGGGAGGGACAGAgcctgaatcttttttttaaattaatgctaGTTTACTTATTCGGCCCTCGTCTCTGGGACTAGCAGGAATATTAGGTAACATAATCCAGCAGACATTCAGAAACAAATCAGACACATGCCACATGCACCACACAACACACGATACACACGAGAGACACAACCACGCACTACATATTCCATGTACACACCACACACCTGTTTCCTCACCCCTCACACATCCCCCCCACACCACAAACGTCACACACCACACTGCACCACACGCCACACCCAGCACACACCCaacacccaacacacacacacagcacggATATGCAGGACACGCACACACTCATacgacacacaccacacacatcaccAACACACTCTATCACTATACACGCACACCACACATCACATACCAGACACCCACCACACACATTTCACACATTCCCGTGCTACCCCACACACTCCACAGGCCCGCTACATATTCACACACCCCACGCATATCCCACATATGTGTGCTGCCCAAACCACACATGTATTACATAAAACACAGCCATTACACCACAAATGGATATTCCTCATATATTTCCCTATTTTGTTGGCTTTCCGCATCAGAGCCATATCTTTTTTgaaagttgtttatttatttattgatatatgtggctgc from Cervus elaphus chromosome 4, mCerEla1.1, whole genome shotgun sequence includes:
- the CD177 gene encoding CD177 antigen isoform X2, whose product is MSFPATQTMSPALMLALLVITLALPRARALDCHFGVAETVRNVSEQPLRWTTSQKNCGEGLGCQETVMIAQNELFMYLVLLKGCTEAANQEARVTEHSTGPGLSIISYTRVCRKNLCNDLATSLPLWSPRPPKVPGSVRCPVCLSAESCLSAPELTCPAESSHCYNGVLHLTAGGGTTRLPVQGCISQPGCNLLNGTRQVGPISLQETCYPQGHRSILLGSKGCSQISTPAITIHSRPPGVLVASYARVCSSDYCNSAADSSVLVNALPRPAAPAPGHLQCPSCLVLGSCSESSNVMCPQGTSHCYKGQIFLSGGGVTTPVGIQGCVAHPSSTLLNRRRSIGVFNVLEEREGDDEVVPPPISSGAAPGPSLAWVVGLGLSLALWCGAPSLLTLFPHDP